The segment aagggaatcgataaagaatcgaatcgttaagcagaatcgaaaatggaattggaatcgtaaaaatcttatcaattcccatccctaacccggggtaccctagcaaccgcacagcaactgcctagcaaccacccggggtaccctagcaaccacctagcaacaccttagcaaccaccctgggcacCCCAGTAACCGCattgcaacaccctagcaaccaccccgggtaccctagcaaccgcatagcaacaccttaacaaccaccctaggtaccctaGTAACTGCATTGCAACACCCTAGCatccaccccgggtaccctagcaacggcctaGCAACACCTAAACAAcccacccagagtaccctaccaaccacatagaaacaccctagcaaccactctgagaagcttagcatctaacttgaagcttttaaaactactttaaactatttcagactgaaaaccatcaaacttaaaactttttcaacttgatctatctatctatctatctatctatctatctatctatctatctatctatctatctatctatctatctatctatctatctatctatctatcgctgaaaactatttcagactgaaaacagtcaaacttttaaaaactttaaaaacttttttaaactatctggtcagactttctcaagccaacttcaaacaTTGTCTTGACAAagttttttatctagttttaatTGTCTTATCTTGAAGCGATTAATCAATGTGACGATTGAGAGGTTTGGACAAATAGACTGTTTGGTGAACAACGCTGGGTGTCGTAAGTCAAAGTTTTATTTACCATTGTTACATTTTTATACTATGAACTTTTTTATTTGTTCTAGACTCTTAATTTGACCCAGATACATTtagatttacactaccagtcaaaagcttttgaacagtaagatttctaatgttttttaaggaagtctctcctgctcagcaagcctgcatttatttaatccaaagtacagcaaaaacagtaaagttttgaaatatttgtattatttaaaacaattgttttctatttaaatatatattaaaatataatttatttctgtgatttcaaagctgaattttagcgtcattactccagtcacacgatccttcagaaatcactctaatattctgatttgctcattaaaaacatttattatgtttattattattattattatgttgaaaacagatcaggtttctttgatgaatagaaagttcaggaacagtatttatataaaatagaaatattttgtaacattataaatgcctttatcatcacttttgattaatttaaagcatccttgctaaataaaagtattcatttctataatttctttcctccAAAAATAACTGACTCCAagcatttgaatggtatagtgtataatgttatgaaagctttttatttcagataaatgctgatctttggatgtttCTGGATGTTTACTCcattgttttaaatgttgataataaacaaacaaaatcttgaacaacaaatcagcatattaaaatgatttctaaaggaccatgtgacactgaagtaatgatgctgaaaagttagctttgatcacaggaataaattacatgttaaaatatattcaaatagaaagcagttattttaagtactaaaaatatttcacaatattactgcgtttgctgtattttggatcaaataaatgcaggcttggtaagcagaagagacttaaaaaaatatatacaaatctaactgttaaaaaacttttgactggtagtgtatttggatggaaattatattttattaaaaaaataaaaaataaaatagatctTTATTTAAATCCTCTATCAGACCCCCCTCACAAAACCACAGATGAAACCACTGCGGATGAGTTTAGAGACTTGCTAAATCTGAACCTTGTCAGTTACTTCCTTGCTTCAAAGGTAAGGAAGTGATAGTCTCCTTATTTGTGCAgaactatttatttttattttattttttaacctctTTTCATTACCTCGGGGCAGTATGCGCTGCCACATCTGCGTGAGACACAAGGAAACATCATCAATTTGTCCAGCATTGTGGCCTCAATAGGTCAGAAAGACGCAGTTCCCTATGTGGCAACCAAGGTGAGTTTCTCTGCTTGTCCTTGATTATCTTACAAGTTGGAAGGAACAGTAATACCCACATATATCCACAAGGGGGCGATCACCGCCATGACTAAAGCAATGGCAGTGGATGAGAGTCGGTATCGAGTGAGAGTGAACTGGTGAGTGACATTACACCCAATTCCTCTAACATCTAAGCTGGCCCTTGCTTTTTATCCATATCTGAACTATTTAGGATTTTCTCTATTTCTGATCTGATTGAATTTCCATCTGTGAGCTTGCTGTTTGCTAACATTCAAACTCTTTTATAGCATCTCTCCAAGCAATATAATGACACCTATGTGGGAGGAACTTGCTGGCCACACAGAAGATGCTGCTGCTGCTATTAAAGAGGGAGAAAATGCTCAGGTAAGTGTTCATAAGGCTAAATGGGCAATAAATGAATGGTGTTCTACTAAATATATGATAGTAATATGTTTCCACTCAACAGCTGATTGGTCGAATGGGAACGGAGGCTGAGAGTGGATTAGCTGCCCTCTTCTTGGCAGCTGATGCCACTTTCTGTACTGGGATAGATTTGTTTCTAAGCGGAGGGGCTGAACTCAACTACGGCTTCAAAAGCCAAATTCCATAACTGGACATTGATGGAAAGGTCCATGAAATGATAATATGGCTTCATTCCTTATCTCAGACAACCTGTTTGATGCTTCTCAATGcaccaatttaatttttttttaaatcattgcaCTATTTCAAAGCAATGTGTAAAATgatttgcacaacttttatttgaatgAGTTTAAGTTTAGTATTAAACAATCACACTAATGAAAGTTTACTGAAGTTCTAagcaattgaattttttttttttttacttgccagTTGCCATTTCACACATTCCTGGTCAGGTAAATGGTATTAGAATTGATAAATTTAAAGCCAGCTGCATTtgttaatacactaccagtcaaaagtttttggacaaaaagatttttaatgtttataatgttacaaaagatttctatttcagataaatactgttcttctgaactttatttaTCAATgcaacctgaaaaaaatctactcagctggtttcaacataatattttctataatatattttttgttgtactttggatcaaataaatgcaggctttgtgagcagaagagacttcttaaaaagcattaaaagtccaaaaacatttgactggtagtacaTATAATAGTATTAGGATATTATTATCCATGAAAtcttaattaatttaaatgctaagtttttcattttttaatgcaaATATATGTTATATAAAGGGGAGCCGCACTGTGAATCACAGGACCATAAATGTGCAAAGACTTACTGATGTTTACATGTAAACATTCCCTGGACAGTTTGTTACACAATAATCCAGTTTTAACTGTGATGTAGTGATTTTTCTCATCTTTAATGACTCTTGACATGTTGTGATTTGCTTCATACACTGtatttctaaaaatgttttaGTAATTAAAAAGCTTAATTGTTgtcaaattgttttatttattagctagaaaatattttttaacatggcCAATGCCACTCATGAGGGTTATTCTGAGATAATAATATATGCTAAATAGTGTGTAGTGTTGATACTGTTGTGAGTCTTTGATATCAAAATGTTGTGGGCATTAAAAGATCTGGTGAGTCCTTGACTATGTTAAACAGCTGGAAATGTGCTGTATTTATTTTaggatatacagtgccttgcaaaagtattcataccccttcattttttcacgttttgttgcagtattatgttaaactgctttaaattactttttttccacatcaatctacatctcatacaccataatgacaaagcacaaaacagctttgtaacaactttgcaaatacccttttctgggacacttgaaatttaggtcaggagcattcatattgcttctagatgttactacacttcgagtggaggtaaactgtggcaaattcatttgaaagagtatgatttagaaaggcacacacctctcagaaaaggtctaacagctgaaaatgcatatcagagcaaaaaccaagtcctgaggtcaagataactgcctgtagatctcagtgacagacttgcattaaggcaatgatctagggaagagttcagaaaaaaaactacggcattgaaggttcacagaagcatgtagcctccattatccataacggaagactggaacaactaggactctagaaaatgtctgccagcccccatccaagctgacagagcttgagaggtgaaaaggtgaggcaaagaatggcagatagttgccaaatgcagatgtgcaaagcttgtcacatcatacccaaaaagactcgaggctgtaaaggtgcttcaactatgtactgagttaagggtatgaatacttatgcaatgtacttatttcagtgttttatttttaataaatttgtaacatTTGGAAATCTGGTTTTtggtttgtcattattatggcgtatggagtgtaaattgatgtggggaaaaactaatttaaagcagtttaacataatgctgcaacgaaactaaatgtgaaaaaatgaaggggtatgaatacttttgcacggCACTGTTTACTGTATGCACGTTACAGTAAATAATAGAGCTTAATCTAATGATAAAGATGGATGTGAATTTGGAAGCAAGGCATAATATGGGAACCTGCaccacaaacccagtcttaagtagcatgggtatatttgacGCAAGAGCCAAAAacccattgtatgggtcaaaattatagatagaTTTTTAtcttatgcaaaaaatcattaggatattaaataaagatcatgttccatttagatattttgtacattttcgtATTGTAAATacatcacaacttaatttttgattagtttccTTCATTTGGAAaaacgattttctcagtattttgattgttttgcaaCCTCAGGTTCCAAAATTTCAAAGAGTTGTATCTcagcctatcctaacaaaccatacatcaacggaaagctttatttattcagctttcagattatgtattattctcaatttcgaaaaattgaccctaatggccagttttgtggtccagggtcacatatggtttcaGAGTTTGAGACAGAAAATTTAAGTCAAAGGAGTATGCCAATGGAAGGTTTCTGTGCAATCTAAAGCAGAACAGCCTTGTTTACATTAGTGACCAACAAAGGTGACAGGCTATTTTTATATTCACCATATCGTCAGCTGAAGGTATTAACATGAAACATATTTCTTCAAATGTCCAGAAGCCAATCATTTAACCGGATCAGACCAACGCCTCATATACTAGCCAATGAATGTAATGTTTCCGTCACAACCTTGTGTAACCCCGCTGATTGCGTAGTTTTGACCCGTACTTTTGTATCCAATCAGATGAGAGAGATCCGTCACGCCTACCCGCAGCCGGGTATTATTAACCCTTTGATAGGCTATATGGGAATAGTTTTATTTGTAACATTAATGACTTTTAAAACTCATGCAGAGATGATAAATGTTATGGTGATATAATATACTCATACCTATTTATTAAAGTTTATCCCATGAGTGTTCAGAAATATAAAACATACTCTACTTATTAAGTAACCCTGACATTTCCAGCATCTGAATTTTACGAtgaataataacatttataatatttcaaaCAAGCCTTCTGATATAAATACCACACTGGCCTGTTTTGAAAATTATGCGAATGAGCTTAATCAAAATTGGAGAAGCCTGTAACAATTCAAAGCCTGAGCAAATTGccgctgttttttttagtgatccAATCCGGAACGCAGAGATCCGCCAGTCCTGGGCTGTTGCTCCCACTCGGACTAGTTTACCATTCATCTCAGCACAGCAGCGATGGCAGCGATCAGGACGGTGAGTTCAAAGATCATTTCACTTATCTCCTCTACTACATCCCAAAATCCTGCTGTCAATAATTAACAACTCTGTCTAAACACTCTCGATGTTTTTGGAGTATATTTAACAAAACTAAATTTAGCAGCTTTGAGCTGCAGGTCATCGTCGTTGCAAATCCACAACACGCATATTACAATTATCACATGAGCCGAATGCGTGTTTTTAagtgtttgattttatttttgcataaaaCATCAAAGTGTAGTTTGTTGATTTTCATTGTGAAATGCGGTTTATACTCAAATCTGCATACTCAAACATTTGCGTTATGAATGAGAGCAGCTTTCCACGTATTTCCGTATGAACGCACGTACATATGGCAAGCCGTGTTAACAATCATTcataaaaatatacataataaataatttttttgttacCAGTgcttttctaagaaaaaaaataaataataattctatAGTTTCTAGTAGGGTTTACAATTTTACTTGTAGCCTTTTAATAGATCCAAATACTAATTCCAGTCATTTCAGTTAACAATTAACTAGTATTTGAATAACTTTGCTTTTAATCACTATCCTATTCCACTTTCACCGGTTACCGTTTTGCAGATCTAATCAACATGGGTCTGTGATATTAACTACCACACCTGACTAGTATGTAATCTACATGTTGTTGAAATCTATTCCTGTTTTACTTGTTTAACTTGTGATGAGGTGCTAGTACTTATATTTTAGATACATGTAACTAAATGTTTAATCTCACTAGATATATACTAGATAATCTTACtactaattttaaaatataaagcaatagcttaccaaaaaatgaaaattctgtcatttattacccaccctcatgttgttccaaacacataagactttgttcatcttcagaacacaaattaagatatttttgatgaaatgcgagAGCTATCTGGTCTTGATTTGtgttgaagatgaacgaaggtctttcaggtttggaacaacatgagagtaattatgacagaataaaaatgtttgggtgaactaaccctttaatttttaATGTCTATAAACTATAGTCTAAGTATTCATTGCATATAAGTAAAGCGCCATTGTACttagtgaaataaaaaaataaacttacaataGAGTTACATAAGTAGTGTAATACTGTTAAAAATGTGTAGTGCTACTGAAATAATAGTTACCAGTAATACTGGAACACTACTTAGTAGACTTAGAAGACTACTTGGAAGTAAATAGTTGCAACTTATGCCTTTTAATTCTTTTCAAATTGCAATTTGTTATCAATAACATACTTGACAATATGATGGTAGTGACAAGAAGCAAAGAGATAAACGAATACTTATAGTGAAATTGCAAACAACACTAGTCACTATTGggttacttaataataataataataattaaaataatactagTTGCAATAATATATGCTAGTTACACTAGACACTTCTCAGTGCATGTTTTGCAAGATTCCCCTTTCTGTCAAACATATTTTATTGGACTGTCCCTCTTTTAATGTATGCAGAAAACTCTTTTATGAAGTAAATTTACTTAAAATCTtgtgcaatataatttttttgtctgATTGTTTGTTTGccagtttttattgtatttaatatacttataaattttttaattgtttttgccATGAAAGTAGCCTAAGATGCTGACATGGCattgaataaaaatatacccatgctttTCTAAAAATGACTGTATTTCTTGCTTTAAATGAACCAAAAATAGGttgaaaataaacatttatcaacactaaacatttaacccaaccgctgagtcaaaacaacccagttgcTGGATTTGTCCATATTTTACCCAGTGCAGGGTTGTaattaacccagcattttttagtgtGCCGTTTTTTAGGAACTAATGTTAAAACGTCTTGCCATAAGACACTTTTGCTAGCCAAATTATGCACAGAGTTTGGTGAGGTCACCTCACAGAGCTATCATGTAGCCCTGctacattatttataatgtaaacaaatgtcaaataaaacatgaaaagaaAACCGTAATATAATTAAGTGTGTGTCTTACAGTAAAAtaggcaaacacacacacttccttTTTCATTTTGCTTATTCACTCAGGATTTTTTTAGCTATTAAAAGCACTGTTACTGTGTGAGCCAACTGTCTCCTTTGCACAAATGCAGGTATATACAGCTGGCACATTCAACCTTCACATCTCATGAGAGCTAAATAACAGCTGTCAAGAACAACATGCTCTCTGTCTGTTTGGGCTGTGAATGTAAACGGTTGAGGTCACGCTCTGTTTCTGTTTTAAGGCACTAAATGGACGCTTTCTTCAGCCTCTGTCCCTGTCATGTGGGTCACTGCGGTTCGTCAGTTCCTCCTTCAAGGTATTGAAACAAACCTGTTGTGCCAGGTTTATGCGCTACTTTTATTTCCATGCCGCCACGGGTCAGCCTGGGCCTTCAGGTCTTGTGATTATGTGTTTGTTTAAGTTGGCTCAAAGTTTACGATCACATTTTTTGGGGCGATGCAGGCCTGTAAAGTTTTACAGCTCTTCCTGAGTTGCATTCTCTGAAGTGTTAAACAGACCATGGTGTCACCTTGTGGGATCTGATGTCTGTTTTCTTTGTGCTTTCACCTTCTTgcatgatttcttttttttattttccaaCACCCCCTTCCCTTCTCTCCGTAATTTAATTGAATTCAATTTCTATAAGAGCTTGACTGGCATGATGAAtccagattaatttttttaaatgcatgtgCAATCAATGATAATGAATAAACACCTCTCCACTTGCCCGCTTTACTCCCCGCCCCTCTCTTTCTTTtcgttttctctctttttttctgtctctttctcccGTTTGTTTGTGTCAGGCTGCAGATCTTACCATAGAGAAGAACCCTGTAGTGAAGCCAAAGCCAGACCCCTCGACCCTCGTGTTTGGCAAGCAGTTTTCAGACCACATGCTGACCATCAGCTGGTCTGCAGCAGGAGGATGGGAGTCACCTCAGATCAAGCCCTTCCAGAATCTGTCCCTTCACCCTGCTTGTTCAGCCCTGCATTACTCTATAGAGGTGAGGGAGTGTGTGAGCCACATGGTTCCTGGCATGCTCTTCTCATTTATTCAAATgaatattgactttattttccAAGTCTGTTGTTTTTACCTGAATTTTCTCAGATGCTGTGCCCCAACAAACTGTGAAAATGTAGAAATTAAATGTCTGCAGAATTTCCTTTATGGTATTATGATTgcaattattaatttataaatattaaattcagCAAAATATatcatgtttttgaacagtaggatttttaatgttttttaaaggagtctcttctgctcaccaagcctgcatttatttgatccaaagaacagcaaaacagtaaattttttacatatttttgctataaaataactgtttgaatatattttgaattgttttctgttcgaaaatatgttaaaatgtaatttattcctgtgattttaaagctgaatatttagcatcattatttcagtcttcagtgtcacatgatctttcaaaaattattctaatattctgatttgctgctcaaaaacatttattatgaacagctgaatataatttttttcatgtttctttgaatagaaagttcaaaggaaCAGAATTTATCTGATTTAGAagtcttttgcaacattataaatgtcttttatcatcacttttgatcaatttaaagcatcctttaaaaataaaactgttaatttcttaaacaaaaataaaaaattatattaactccaagcttttaaatggtatagtgtataatgttacaaaagctttttgtttcagataaatgctgatctttctattcatcaaagaatcttggaaaaaaatattattataataataataataaatgttttttgaacagcaaatcagtatattagaatgatttctaaaggattatgaGACACTGaagtactgatgctgaaaatgtagctttgatcacgggaataaattacattttaaaacataatcaaatagaaagcagttattttaaattgtcaaaatattttacaatattactgtttgcgctgtattttggatcaaataaatacaggcttatgagcagaagatacttaaataaaatcttactgttcagaaacttttgactggtagtgtacactatACCAAATTAGTaacttttttaattacatttatataatctTGATGAATATATCCTAAATTATGCAGCTTGACAATGATGTTTATATGCAGTAtagtttttatactttttttgttgatacttttttattcagcaagaatgaaATGCATTGATCAAAAGAGACGCTAAAGGTATTAACAAAGGTACAAAgtattttatatttcaaataaatgctgtttttgttaTGTACACACATTTTTTATTCAGGATACCTTGATAAATATATCACATTTTCACAAaattattaaaggtgccatagaatggaaaactgaatttaccttggcatagttaaataataacagttcagtacatggacatgacataccatgagtctcaaacaccatcgtttcctcctccttatataaatctggtgtttgcaaaagaccactgaaaaataggtcaattccaacatatacccgactgttacgaaactttcccgagatccttaatagttacgcctccaacatttacatcgcccaatcatcactaacgtgagtacatcagttaaacaacgtgagtcactcaagggacacggttagcttaatgctagtgctagcctgttacattgctatacataggatttcacttaccacataaacagagagatgactgcgctgatgatggtgaatgatggagaaataactgcctgatgatgacgaatgattaacagatcccgagtatcactgacaagcagctcaacttgtgtgttAAGAatcactccctctgcattataactttacacagagcacatgcatcacagtaatgaaactaaaatatccgcgattcaaaacggcagattcaacaaaccgcatattaaaagcggctagagctcctaattaaatatatattttcatccatgtgcgagctattgagctctgtgaaacagccaatcagagcagagctcattaatattcatgaagcttccaaataaggcaaaaacagagccttTCATTCTAGgagcaaatcctagggttgtaaatggacctgtaaaaccatttctgaagatttttttgccctttcctatgccaaataccttctatgtagatatcagagaacaatttaaaatattctctcaatgcattctatggcacctgtaagcagcacaactgttttcaacattgataacaataagaatttatgcccaaaatcagcataatagaatgatttctgaaggatcatgtgacactagagACTGGAGTCTTCACTGTCCACTGTTTtaatgttatataaaaaaaaaaacatctatttttaaattgtaataatttttaaatattttgtattaataataTGTTATGCTTGGctgtattttttaaacaaataaatgacttAGTATTTCCATTAATGTTCTGCAGTTATTTGACCTTGTCAAGGTTTATTTAAGATGAAATGCATGAACTGGAGTGAACTATCCActttatttttcccgtaagagcggGTGTGGCCATTTGcaaattttatgggtttggccAGCTTTTTTCAGctttacaaaacagcttgttttgctgcttgatattgcaaatgggTGTGTTTACCATATTAATTTAATGTataatcttaattataaacacattggtttgtagttcaaacagttttactgtttacagcATGTTgtaattcttctcattatttccctatagtgcctaatgaaccagaagtcttacCCAAAAGCTTACTTTtgtgttgaagaataaggtggatagggcTTGCAAATGATGTTTAAGACTAATTTccataattcattttttttttaatttcagctgTTTGAGGGCATGAAGGCTTTCCGGGGAGTGGATAACCGCATCCGTCTCTTCAGGCCTATGCTGAATATGGAGCGCATGTACCGGAGCTCAGAGCGGAGCTGCCTGCCTGTTAGTCTTTATCTTATTCCATATTGACTGATGCTCTGTGATATTATCACATTTCCACTTAGCCAGTCCGTGTGCCATATCCTCTTCCCACCTCCATCAGCatgttctctttctctctttatcTCTCTTAGTTGTTTGATAAGGGCGAACTGTTAAAGTGTATCAGTAAGCTGATTGAGGTCGACCAAGAATGGGTTCCTTACTCCACAGATGCCAGCCTGTACATCAGACCAACATTTATAGGAACTGAAGTAAGACATTTTAGATATTAAAATAGATTTTGTCGAATGATTTTTGGTCTTTTTAGCTTTAATGATAACCTTCCTTCTTTTTGCAGCCTTCTCTAGGCGTGTCTCGAGCAGGTCATGCTTTGCTCTTTGTCATCGTTGGGC is part of the Garra rufa chromosome 1, GarRuf1.0, whole genome shotgun sequence genome and harbors:
- the hsd17b14 gene encoding 17-beta-hydroxysteroid dehydrogenase 14, which encodes MACAQRYVNKVVVVTGGTRGIGRGIVKVFVQNGAKVVFCAPETELSAGQSLESLLNKEGPGSCTFVSCDVTKEDDIKRLINVTIERFGQIDCLVNNAGCHPPHKTTDETTADEFRDLLNLNLVSYFLASKYALPHLRETQGNIINLSSIVASIGQKDAVPYVATKGAITAMTKAMAVDESRYRVRVNCISPSNIMTPMWEELAGHTEDAAAAIKEGENAQLIGRMGTEAESGLAALFLAADATFCTGIDLFLSGGAELNYGFKSQIP